From one Culex quinquefasciatus strain JHB chromosome 3, VPISU_Cqui_1.0_pri_paternal, whole genome shotgun sequence genomic stretch:
- the LOC119769035 gene encoding uncharacterized protein LOC119769035 → MYEEHLKSPLSGSNLVHSSTCAAPEVAVMSAALKKIRQFETRLKVVNESLARVNQFLDSYAEEKQSEVPLRLGRLEKTLETFESLMAQYEQQQLDDTDAFEKGCLQQRASVEELYFKCKARLLEKLPPEEPRPPVPISETSRPALLSSLSNVKLPTITLPEFDGDYSKWLTFHDTFLSLIHSSSEISCVQKFHYLRSSLFGEAAGKVANLEISAQGYAIAWETLTKYYNDKNLLRKKHIRTLLKYPKIPNDSVEALHRIVDDFQCHTQTLKQLGEPIEQMSSILIELLEDKLDDASLSAWEESIGQKEERSTFSAMIEFLQRRARVRETIQINRPQQVASKPGSHNPAPKKPFQTRVNSNAAVETPPKTFPLCPACDKQKHSIMDCAAFNGMNVSERMRVVTDKRLCSNCFRSDHFARNCRSKYHCKHCNKRHHSMIHPGPGLQDTNPIVATPAMNPAPVKAATKSSSASVLLSTVVLAVLDSYGKEHLARALLDTGSQPNVMSEHLCQQLHLFRKVANVPISGVDSTITNAKHKVSTEVRSRVSRFAETLDFLVLRKVTCETPPVTIPIAQWKIPEHLALADPEFNVSRKADMIIGAAHFYSFLLEGRIRLAGPVPLLVESVFGWIATGSVEVSDEAEQQPTVACHVATVESVDKLLERFWALEEVGSSNYSVDEHKCEAYFKETVARDESGRYVVKLPKHPEFQQMIGASKTNAVRRFRWLEQKLEKQPELKPQYHEFMQEYLNLGHMHAVPDDAEDESSRACYLPHHPVIKEQSSTTKVRVVFDGSAKTSEGHSLNDALLVGPVVQDELLDTVLRFRKFPIALVADIEKMYRQVAVHSEDRPYQRIVWRFDPEQPITTYELATVTYGLAPSSCLATRTLLQLADDEGAQFPQASEAIKKHMYVDDFIGGAQTVDDAILLRSDLCKLLLKGGFQLRKWCSNSLAVLADIPSELLGTQSSLQFDPEETIKTLGISWEPEADVFRFVVSVVWDLSPTKRNILSVIAQLYDPLGLIAPVVVLAKIVLQELWYLALEWDALVPPELRTRWFDFCEGLSHLTNFRIDRYAFARKCCYAELHFFSDASEVAYGAVAYVRSESPDGKIKVSLLTSKSKVAPLKKRSIPRLELCAFFLAAQMYVRVVEALDVKFQDVYFWTDSEVVLQWLKSAPRRWKPFVANRISEIQIITHGAKCLHVAGLENPADLVSRGMPAEKLVNSPKWKFGASWLGKHKPLWPPQRDLKGALPIEEQKEKPILVVQTAPPNHVFTIFFSYRRLLNAVGLALRFAQNVRKPYKRNTDRVLSVVELEATKVALVKIVQAETFPEDLKLLRKGRPVAPKSPLRLLNPFLDQAGVIRVGGRLCLSDEPYAVKHPMVIPGFHPFTRLMLTYYHLKVIHGGITVTLASVRDEFWPLNGRRAVRNAIRRCFRCCRANPQPIQQPIGQLPVARVTANEAFTCTGVDFCGPLYLKPTHRRAASRKCYVAVFICLSTKAVHLELVNDLSTAAFLMALTRFTWRRNKPSHIYSDNGTNFIGAKNVLHQLYQMLQPGPESDKIAKHLADDGIQWHLIPPRAPNFGGLWEATVKVAKKHIVRQLGNSLLSFEELTTVLTAIEGCMNSRPLTRLSEDPNDLSALTPAHFLVKNMIRPLPEPDVRDVPLNRLNQYQRIQAYSQRFWHRWRNEYLKELQTQYSSNPRRYNLDVGSVVIIKDELLPPARWPLARVLEVHPGPDGVTRVATLRTAGGILKRAVSKICPLECADEAEEEK, encoded by the exons ATGTACGAGGAACACCTCAAATCCCCGCTGTCCGGATCAAA CCTCGTCCATTCGTCCACGTGTGCCGCCCCGGAAGTGGCCGTGATGTCTGCGGCTTTAAAGAAGATCCGTCAGTTCGAGACGCGGCTGAAGGTGGTGAACGAGTCGCTGGCGCGTGTGAACCAGTTCCTGGACAGCTACGCGGAAGAGAAGCAGAGTGAAGTTCCCCTCCGGTTGGGCAGACTGGAGAAAACGCTCGAGACGTTCGAGTCGCTGATGGCGCAGTACGAGCA gcagcaGTTGGACGACACCGACGCTTTCGAGAAGGGCTGCCTGCAGCAGCGTGCGTCCGTGGAGGAGCTGTACTTCAAGTGCAAAGCACGCTTGCTTGAGAAGCTGCCCCCTGAGGAACCAAGACCCCCCGTGCCCATCTCTGAAACGAGTCGCCCTGCGCTGCTGTCTAGCCTGTCGAACGTGAAGCTCCCGACAATCACGCTCCCGGAGTTCGACGGCGACTACAGCAAGTGGCTCACGTTCCACGACACGTTCCTCTCCCTGATCCACTCGTCGAGTGAGATCTCGTGCGTGCAGAAGTTCCACTACCTCCGGTCGTCACTTTTCGGAGAAGCTGCTGGCAAGGTCGCAAACCTGGAAATCTCCGCTCAGGGCTACGCCATCGCTTGGGAGACCCTCACCAAGTACTACAACGACAAGAATCTCCTGCGGAAGAAGCACATCCGTACGCTGTTGAAGTACCCCAAGATCCCCAACGACTCCGTTGAAGCGCTGCACCGGATTGTCGACGATTTCCAGTGCCACACGCAGACCTTAAAGCAGCTTGGGGAACCGATCGAGCAGATGAGCTCGATTCTGATCGAGCTGCTGGAGGACAAGTTGGACGACGCTTCGCTGAGTGCGTGGGAGGAATCGATCGGCCAGAAGGAGGAACGGTCAACTTTCAGCGCGATGATCGAGTTCCTGCAGAGGCGCGCACGCGTTCGGGAGACGATCCAGATCAACCGCCCGCAGCAGGTCGCGTCAAAGCCCGGAAGCCACAATCCCGCGCCCAAGAAGCCGTTCCAGACCCGCGTCAACTCGAACGCCGCAGTAGAAACCCCGCCCAAGACTTTCCCGCTGTGCCCCGCCTGCGACAAACAGAAGCACTCGATCATGGACTGCGCTGCGTTCAACGGCATGAACGTTTCGGAGCGCATGAGGGTGGTCACGGACAAGAGGCTCTGCAGTAACTGCTTCCGAAGCGACCACTTTGCCCGGAACTGTCGCTCGAAGTACCACTGCAAGCACTGCAACAAGCGCCACCACTCGATGATCCATCCCGGCCCCGGATTGCAGGACACGAACCCCATCGTAGCCACCCCCGCAATGAACCCCGCTCCCGTGAAAGCCGCTACGAAGTCGAGCAGCGCCAGCGTGCTGCTGTCGACGGTGGTGCTCGCCGTTTTGGACAGCTACGGCAAAGAACACCTCGCTCGTGCCCTGCTGGATACCGGATCTCAACCCAACGTGATGAGTGAACACTTGTGCCAGCAACTCCATCTGTTCCGCAAGGTTGCCAACGTACCCATCTCTGGTGTTGACAGCACGATCACGAACGCCAAGCACAAGGTCAGCACCGAGGTCAGATCCCGTGTCAGCCGTTTCGCGGAGACTCTTGACTTCCTCGTGCTGCGCAAGGTGACCTGTGAGACCCCGCCCGTTACCATCCCGATCGCCCAGTGGAAGATTCCGGAGCATCTAGCACTTGCCGACCCGGAGTTCAACGTGTCCCGCAAGGCCGACATGATCATCGGAGCTGCTCACTTCTACTCGTTCCTGCTTGAAGGCCGGATCCGTCTTGCTGGCCCCGTCCCCCTGCTTGTCGAGTCCGTGTTTGGATGGATTGCGACGGGCTCAGTTGAGGTCAGCGACGAAGCGGAGCAGCAACCTACGGTGGCTTGTCATGTGGCGACAGTCGAATCCGTGGACAAGTTGCTGGAGCGATTCTGGGCTCTAGAAGAGGTCGGCAGTTCCAACTACTCGGTCGACGAGCACAAATGCGAAGCCTACTTCAAGGAGACGGTTGCGCGCGACGAGAGCGGACGGTACGTGGTCAAGCTGCCGAAGCACCCCGAGTTCCAGCAGATGATCGGCGCGTCGAAGACGAACGCTGTCCGCAGATTCCGGTGGCTGGAGCAGAAGCTGGAGAAACAACCCGAACTCAAGCCGCAGTACCACGAGTTCATGCAGGAGTACCTGAACCTGGGCCACATGCACGCGGTTCCCGACGACGCCGAAGACGAAAGTTCCCGCGCCTGCTATTTGCCCCACCATCCCGTGATCAAGGAACAGAGCTCGACGACGAAAGTGCGCGTTGTGTTCGACGGTTCCGCCAAGACCAGCGAGGGACACTCTCTCAACGATGCGCTTCTAGTCGGACCCGTGGTGCAGGACGAGCTCCTGGACACTGTGCTGCGCTTCCGGAAGTTCCCCATCGCCCTAGTAGCCGACATCGAGAAAATGTACCGCCAGGTGGCGGTGCACTCTGAAGACCGTCCGTACCAACGGATTGTTTGGAGGTTCGATCCGGAGCAACCCATCACCACGTACGAGCTGGCCACGGTGACGTACGGTTTGGCACCATCGTCCTGCTTGGCCACGAGAACTTTGCTTCAGCTGGCAGACGACGAAGGCGCGCAGTTCCCCCAGGCCAGCGAGGCCATCAAGAAGCACATGTACGTGGACGACTTCATCGGCGGCGCGCAAACCGTAGACGACGCGATCCTGCTGCGCTCCGATCTCTGCAAGCTGCTGCTGAAGGGAGGATTCCAGCTGCGTAAGTGGTGCTCCAACTCGCTCGCCGTCCTGGCGGACATTCCCAGCGAGCTCCTTGGAACGCAGTCGTCGTTGCAGTTCGACCCCGAAGAGACGATCAAAACCCTTGGCATCAGCTGGGAGCCCGAAGCTGACGTGTTCCGGTTCGTTGTCTCAGTCGTCTGGGATCTGTCCCCCACCAAGCGCAACATCCTTTCCGTAATCGCCCAGCTGTACGACCCCCTCGGTCTGATCGCTCCTGTCGTCGTACTCGCCAAGATCGTCCTGCAGGAGCTGTGGTACTTGGCACTGGAGTGGGACGCGCTGGTCCCCCCGGAGTTGCGCACAAGATGGTTCGACTTTTGCGAAGGGCTTTCGCACCTGACCAACTTCCGCATCGACCGCTACGCCTTCGCCCGCAAATGCTGCTACGCCGAGCTCCATTTCTTCTCGGATGCGTCCGAGGTGGCCTACGGAGCAGTCGCCTACGTGCGATCGGAGTCGCCGGACGGCAAGATCAAGGTGAGCTTGCTGACATCGAAGTCGAAGGTGGCCCCCCTGAAGAAGCGAAGCATACCCCGCCTGGAACTTTGCGCATTCTTTCTCGCCGCGCAAATGTACGTGAGAGTCGTCGAAGCCCTGGACGTGAAGTTTCAAGACGTGTACTTCTGGACCGACTCGGAGGTGGTTCTGCAGTGGCTGAAGTCGGCGCCCCGAAGGTGGAAACCCTTCGTCGCGAATCGCATCTCGGAGATCCAGATCATCACCCACGGCGCAAAGTGCCTGCACGTCGCCGGCTTGGAGAACCCTGCGGATCTGGTGTCCCGCGGAATGCCGGCGGAGAAGCTCGTCAACAGCCCCAAGTGGAAGTTCGGAGCGTCCTGGTTGGGCAAGCACAAACCGCTGTGGCCCCCGCAGCGCGACCTCAAAGGTGCGCTCCCCATCGAAGAGCAGAAGGAGAAACCCATTCTGGTTGTACAAACCGCCCCGCCCAACCATGTCTTCACCATCTTCTTCTCGTACCGACGCCTGCTGAACGCAGTAGGCCTCGCTTTGCGTTTTGCACAGAACGTCCGCAAGCCTTACAAGCGGAACACGGACCGAGTTCTGTCGGTCGTCGAGCTGGAAGCCACTAAGGTCGCGCTCGTCAAGATCGTCCAAGCCGAGACGTTCCCGGAGGATCTCAAGCTGTTGCGGAAAGGCCGACCTGTCGCACCAAAGTCCCCTCTGCGCCTGCTCAACCCATTCTTGGATCAAGCTGGTGTGATACGCGTTGGTGGCCGGTTGTGCTTGTCCGACGAGCCGTACGCAGTGAAGCACCCGATGGTCATCCCTGGCTTCCACCCGTTCACGCGACTGATGCTGACCTACTACCACTTGAAGGTGATCCACGGTGGCATCACGGTGACGCTCGCCAGCGTCCGAGACGAGTTCTGGCCGTTGAACGGCCGCCGCGCGGTGCGCAACGCGATTCGCCGCTGCTTCAGATGTTGCCGAGCGAACCCCCAACCCATCCAGCAGCCGATCGGTCAGCTGCCCGTCGCCAGAGTCACCGCCAACGAAGCGTTCACCTGCACTGGCGTCGACTTCTGCGGGCCGCTGTATTTGAAACCAACGCACCGCCGCGCCGCATCCCGCAAGTGCTATGTCGCGGTCTTCATCTGCCTGAGCACTAAGGCCGTCCACCTGGAGCTGGTCAACGATCTGTCCACTGCAGCGTTCCTGATGGCCCTGACCCGGTTCACCTGGAGAAGAAACAAGCCGAGTCACATCTACTCCGATAACGGAACCAATTTCATCGGAGCCAAGAACGTCCTTCACCAGCTGTACCAGATGCTGCAGCCCGGACCCGAAAGCGACAAGATCGCCAAGCACCTGGCGGACGACGGCATCCAGTGGCACCTGATCCCCCCGCGCGCTCCCAACTTCGGCGGTCTCTGGGAGGCCACTGTGAAGGTGGCCAAGAAGCATATCGTCCGGCAGCTCGGAAACTCACTGCTGTCCTTCGAGGAGCTGACTACGGTGCTCACTGCGATCGAAGGCTGCATGAACTCCCGTCCACTAACCCGGCTGTCGGAGGATCCCAACGATCTGTCCGCGCTCACCCCGGCCCACTTCCTGGTGAAGAACATGATCCGCCCGCTTCCCGAGCCGGACGTGCGCGACGTCCCTCTGAACCGGCTGAACCAGTATCAGCGCATCCAGGCCTACTCCCAGCGATTTTGGCACCGCTGGCGGAACGAGTACTTGAAGGAGCTTCAAACGCAGTACAGCAGCAACCCCCGTCGTTACAACCTGGACGTCGGCTCCGTGGTGATCATCAAGGATGAGCTGCTTCCACCCGCCCGCTGGCCGCTGGCCCGCGTCCTGGAAGTGCACCCTGGACCTGATGGCGTCACTCGTGTGGCCACGCTGCGAACCGCCGGAGGAATCCTGAAGCGAGCTGTCTCGAAGATCTGCCCCCTGGAGTGCGCCGACGAAGCCGAAGAAGAGAAGTGA